The Scylla paramamosain isolate STU-SP2022 chromosome 20, ASM3559412v1, whole genome shotgun sequence nucleotide sequence TGCCGCTGTACATTGATAATCTGCTCATGTTCTTCAGGTGAGGCCAAAACCAAGAGGGCGTGGCCTGGTGAGTGTGGAGTGGAGCACCAGGATCTAACACTGTGGCACCACGCAACGTGCTTTGCGTCATGACGACCAACATCCTGCTTGCTGCGCCCCTCGCGGCCAAGTGATCCAGAGCGCTTAAATTACTGCACACAATTACTCTGTACTCATTATATTCCTTGACTTCCCGCACCGAGTTGCTGTCGACCATCTAGACCCACTGCGCCGTCATGGCTTTATTTTTCAAATCATCACCTGTCCTTAGCTGCCGCTCATCACGCCTCCAGGTCCGCCTTCCGCCTCCGTCCACTGTGCTCCTTTTCGCCAAGGTCCAGGGAGTCGCCTCGCTCTCCCCAAGCACACGTCAAGACAGGCAGCCCAGCACGGCCACCACATCCGCCATTATCAAGGCGATTATGCTATTTTGCAAGTGTTTATGGCGGACTTACGTTTCTTGGGGTTATTTAGAGTGAGGTTTCTCAGACACGTAAATCTGTGAGAAACAAGTACGCTTTACATCTTGATTTTCCTCCCTATCCTCTATCCTTATGGTAAAGTGGAAAACTCAATAAAAAATAGATTCTCCTGCTGCCGTGTAATCCGCAGCAGTGATAACAGTCCTTGGCGCTACACTTGTAATAAGGTTTTGCTTCAAGGCTCCCTATAACTGTGAACGTGACTGCTATGTACTTCATCGGAGTAAAAGGTGGCGAGAAAAGTTGAAAAGTTAAGGCGGATGAACAATATAGCTCCTACGCACTTAATACCATCtgccatcctcatccataaatctaatacataatttttgttttctatgcTGCAGCACACGCGGCAGTGACATTTCACATGTGTTGCTTTAAAACCCTTCACAAGGTATTTGTTGTCGTTACGACGCCATTCCCTTTGTCACGAGGTGCCTCTGACGGAGCACAACTGCTGCCAACAACCTATCCTGTATAAAGATGTCCCAGATCAAATCATCTCAAGGCCTGTATTCTCAAacgctttcttctctcataaAGACAATTTTCAGAGAACctagatgattagccaggttatTATGAAAATTTTTTCCCATTGACGATGCAAAATCCTTGTTAtactattactagaatcacgaaaCACCCCTTTAAAACCAAATAAGTTTcattagatttaaaaaaaaaataaatgaataaaaaaaaatcgagatgTAGCATTGGAACGTTTAAAAATATAAGTTATTGAGTCGTAACTATAACCTCCACTCGACGTCTCCACTTACACTGTGCTCGTGCCACATCATCCCTTATACCCTCCCCCACTCACAACAATTGTCGTAAatgagactttcttcttttataccaaagctatttttccttctctagtACTACAATTGATTTATAGTCGGGTAGTTAAAtcgtttctgtttctctttgaAATCCCCTTGTATCTcacactattttatttttagccaCAAAGTACAAGTGGTGGTACTTCCTCCCTTGACCCCTACAGACAACGAATCAAGCGACGGTAGTAGGTTTTCCTTATCTCACCCAGAAAGAAAAACCAGTTCATCCGGCTCGTTACTTTTTGTTCTTCCCAAGTCAGTGTACTTAAGCCACTGTAAGAAGTCAGAATCCGTATTTTAAAGGCTTAAGCTTTCATGTGGACTATTCCTAAAGGACATGTAGATAAATAATCGAGTTTTCACCGGAGTTTTTAAACGTATgacaaaagaacattaaaaaaataaggaaacagcaTAAGATCAGCAGGCCTACACAAAACAGTTCCTTCCCCGTTGATAATGCAGAATGCTAGAATTTTGAAATCATCCTTGGAAACCCTATTGACCTTCCCTACAACCTGTTGAGTGCATAGCAAACAGGATACCGAAACCATTGAGAAATCCGTCCCTGAGTCACATGCAGGGCTTCCCGCAGATCGCCACTGCTACCGTCCTTCCTCTCTGCTCCCTTGGTGGTCTGTCCTTGCCTTCCTGGAGACGCTCTACTTGGCTCAAGTTGGTTTTACTTCACTCTCCCGTTACTGAATATTTTTCATgttaaatattcttttaaacatttttttcttaatgataaacatgtctcatttatttctcatttattttgtaatcaATGCTTTCTATCATTTCATTCAATTTCCTTCAATGATTATGTCCTCAGTCGCTGCACGTACACAAATAAATGACACGCAGGTAAAATCATCTAATAGATTAACAAAATAATCAACCAGTCGATGAATTCTATCATCACAAGAAACGCCATTCCGACCAGAGTTCTTAAAACCTTAATAACTATGTAGCACTAGagcctgaataaaaaaaaagggaagataagaagctgaaacgtttgaaaataataataataaaaaaacctTTATCGATTTATATAGCCAATGTAATCCTTTCGttcatgctttctttctttctttttcttttttttttttttaattctctctagGGCCTACGGTTATAATTTACAAGTGATGGATGTCCTATGCTTTGTTCAAAGTACTATAGAGAAGTGTAGGGTGCCAGTCCCGCTAGTCTAATACTGTGCTTCCGTGTTGACCCTACGTTTGCAcactcgcttttttttttttctctctacgtCATGCGTCTGAAATAACGGTGTGCACTATTCAGTATATTTCGATGAAGGCTGACTTAATTGTTCCCTTAATCAAAAAGTCAGTATCAAGTATAGGGTGTTTATTTAGTAATTTTCAccgaagttctctctctctctctctctctctctctctctctctctctctccacgacatCCCGTCACGCAATAAGTCTTCCCTTATATCAGCAGTACTTACGAGATAAAAAGGTTCCTCTTACATCACATTCTTGTTTAGTCTCTCGAAAACGATTCACGCTGATTGTTATTGTTCTGAGTGGACATCCTATTTTGTGCATAAGAAGAGACACACTAGGAAAAGATTGTGTGCAGCTTTCTATCATGATTCTGAACACGATGAGTATACATAtaacttttccttcatattcaaTGGAAGATCATAATCGAAGATCTGATGGACTGCgagttttccttcattcccattACAAATGCCAGAATTCAAGATACAGCAACACAAAAATAATGCCACGCATCTACTCACCCACTCAGGTATTCATTcttatacacatacacattatCTGGAGTTCATGGACACAATTAATCCGAATAAATTTCATGATAGGAGGACGTTCCTGGCCTAgccctctttttcctttgaaTTTTTCGTGCGTCATAAGGTCTGTCCCTCATAAGGAGATTCTTATGAAATCCTTtctgtgccagactatcaagtACCTAAATCATAAGTAAAATATACAAATTTATAAGTGAATTTACAAGAACAAGTGAACAACGTCTCTCACAAATCACCTTTGGCAGATGACCGTTTAACTACACAATCTATAATAATAGTTTGTGCTCTATCTGAATCACAACAACATTGGTAGTGTGCTTGCAAGACGTCATATTTTGTTCGCGGAATGTGTAGTGCCACATGACCTACTACGTACTAGTTGGTAACTTGTTCTGGATTTCTTCACACGCAGCATCATTAGTTTAAAGATGCTTCCCCACTTGATGCGTGTCTAAATTAACTAGGTTTATGAACACAATTAGCCAAACAAGTGGTGGTCTAGTCTAGTCTAGTCTAGGAATCGGCACGTTTCTCGGAATGTTTACCCAAGTTCAATGGGGTCGCTGACTTGCTGACGTGACTGTACTTCCAAAAGTTCCTATACTCTGGTTTATTTGCCCAAGTTGTATATTTGTACTTGCTTGTACACGTGTTCTTTTACGTAATCTATGAACTGCAACCACACACGTAAAATACGTCGCACAAATATCTAGACTCCATCGCCACCAAAAAAAACCCAGCGCGTGCCATCGACGATTAGTACCAACACTATTTTGTACTATTTGTTCACGAACATGTGTTGTGACTCACGTCTTCCTATACACATCTATCGATCTTAAACAACCAGTAGTCAGTCATACATGCGAAAACCCAGCATAAATGTCCAAATAGTATATAAATTCACTAATTGTAACATCGTCAGCACAAATTGGGCGCCTCTCCTGCAGACTGACGATTGACGGCAACTCAGGGCTGCGGGAACGACGGTGGCGCCACCCTTCAGCTGACCGCAGGCACCCCGACTGAAGCTCACTCCAACTTTCCACCTGAATTCTCCAGTAAGTAGCTGAGCCGTCGTTAAGTTCAAGGGAGGCAAGGTACAACAGATGTGGGATAGTGCTGGGAGGGTAGTGAGGCAAGCGTGAGGGGCGCAGGTGTGGTGTACGGAAGGGAATTCCAGGTGATGTGCAATGCCTACCGAATCGCACATCAGCTGTTTGTGTTGCATCACTTACGCCTCGGCACTATCTCCAGTGTTATGGAAATCTACCGTGTACTTCATTACGAGCACGATTGTTAATGAATCATGGGTTACTATAAGTACTGCTATAGGATGTTCACcgtgaaataagagaaagtaatgataatatggATATGATGTCGGTGGTCTGCACACCTGGACTTGCCTATTGTGGTCACGGATAATTACAAACCCCTTCTGTGTCAAGGTGAGTGTGGATGCTACAGTGTACTCACCAGAAGCAGTGTGGAGTCCTAGGGGCTGGATTGGGAGTGTTAGAGTCGTCTTTCCTTATATTGGTGCAATCTGCAATACAAATATGAACGGTTATTCACAGTATTAATTAACGGTGTCTTGATTTAAGCGTTGATGTCAGCTACTTTGTGCCTCACCAAGTTAAAGTGATGCATTTATATTATATCTGATAAATTATGTTTGAAATACCCACTTTCTCATGTACCATCACCCTTGGGCATACTAGGTATTTTAAGCCTAACTCAAGATAGCCACTCAGGTCCCGTCACCTATGGCATGGGTATTTTAGGCTTAACTTCCACTGCTTTACCCTTAAAGTAGATGCTTACAGTAAAATAATTCAGACTATAGCATAGTCAATCATGAATTCCTTTAGCTCCTAACAAACTTGACTAAGCCTGTGGTCTTTTCAGTAGCTTCCAACTTAGTCTCAGTCTGGAATTCTGGTTCACCAGTCACTCTTTCCATCTCCACATCAAATCCATAGTTGACTCAGTTGCTAGATCGTCTGCAACAGTAATGTCTTTATGCTTATATTTGAAATATAGTGCAAGATCTTTATTAAAATATACCTCATTCTTTTGGCAAACTGGCTATGCCGGTGACTTAAAGCCCTCAGAACCCGTGCACATTGTGTACCTACTTAGCAGACTCAGATTCAAATTCTATCTTGTGCATTCCATTCTGTTTTGATCTAATTACATACTGCAGTACTGGATTTTTCGCCATGAGTGTGGCATTAACCCTTGAGGTTTAATGTTGACAACATTATTCCTCTTCAACCATCTTGGGTACTATAGTGTAAAATTTCCACTCAGCCACATTTTTGCTTTGGTTTTAGGAACCTGGAAGTTCAAACCAAGGTTcctgtgaaataaaaaaaaaatataatccaCCTGGATTTTGAAAGTATTTTGCTGTATGCAAGACAGTAGTGTCCAAAATTACAGTAACCCCTcagaatatgaataattaatttGAGCAATTTTTATCCTGAAAATTCCCATTCCACATATTTCCAAACATTTCATAAAAGCACACTGAGATGGCACATTCATGTTTGAAGGCAAATTCATGTTCaggattaaaaaatatattcttaTGCCTTTcagatttggaaaaaaaatgtattcagaGTGTTTTCTGTAAAGATACAGGAAGTCATAGTTCCTTATGATCATTAACCAGTTTTGTACCTAGGTTATATAATTTCAGACTTACACCAATGTAAATTCATAATTCATGAGAAATTCTCAATCATCATCTGCCTTAAGACAAGGCAACATATATCAGTCTGCTAGAGCAATAAGGAAGCACCATCTTTACTTCATACTCTTTGTGGTCATGGCACAAACTTGTGGTCCTTGTGGCTGAAAACTGACCATTTTGCTAATGAGCTTTGTTGTCATCATGtccaatatccttttttttcccaattaaAGGGTTAGATGCCTTATGAgtcttccatctttctcatattttcctcttctcaccatCTCCAGGTCTTCCATTTATATGCAACTCCAATACTCTTCTAAGTATATGGGTCCCCACTCCTTCTCAATGTGCCTGTACCACTTCAATCTGTTCCTTCTGAACACATTTATTACATCCTCCACTCCACACTTTCTCATCACATTGTTAGACTGTAATGATTATGATGCTTTTATTATTGATGGATCTTGCTCACAATTTGCTTTATCTTCCAGACATGGCTGCCCACATTGCTCCTGCCTTCCGCACGCCCATGACTGACTTGGTGGGCAGCGTCATGACCCACCAGACCGGTTCACGTTGTGCAGATTTTGAGATGCGCGCAATGGAGTGTCTGGAGGCGTATGGCGTCCAGCGGGGAAGAGTGCGATGTGTTGACTACCTGGACGATCTGAGGGAATGTACCTTCAAGATCAAACAGGTGGGCATAATTGCCTCTCCTAATTCTACTTCTGATCGTATCAAATGAGGTCAGGTAAGCCTCGATTGCATCGGCACCATGACCATTGCATATCTTATGACGAGATGTCAAAGTAAGGTTCCCTTCTTCAATCTGGAAGACTTTGTTTGCTTTTTGTGTTCTCTTCATAGATGGATAGTTACTTAGATGAAGGAGCCTGAGGAGCATGTTCTTGAGATTAGAGCTTTATTATagattatttttaatattacaTTTAAGTTTAATTTTGTTCCATATCTTTAAGGCTTCCTGCATTATGATTTAAGTATCTAACTGTTAGTTACTGATAAATTTGTAATTTTAAGTCTGCACAAAATTTACCTAACATCTTTGACATCTTGAGGTGAATGGCTTAGAAAATGTCAATGTTATTCTTGGTTCCCCATTTCCAGCTTGCCCGAGTGAGTGAAATGCGGGTGGAGCGTCACCGCCAGTGGCTCATGGGAGAAAGATCAAGTGAAGACCACTATGCACCACCAGCAAGGAGTGACGCATATTAGCAGTATTTTTCATAGGAAAAGGCATTGGATATCATAGAAATTAATGTTAAAACTTTCCTAAGTCATCCATCTTAGTCTAGAATGTGACTTTTGTTATTGCCAACTTTCATAACTGGAAATAATTTTGATGCTAAAAATcttttggagtttttttttatttaatgaatcctattttctctataatgTTCCCAGTTTTGGAAAGATGCAATTTATGTAAATACTgcagttaataaaaaaatataaaaaaaaattgtacctgTTTGAAGTCCTGAATGTGCTCAATAGAGGGGTGTGTTTGCTGTATGCCCACTGTAGTTAGCTGCTGGGCATGTCACAGCAAATActtatttataatttattttctaatgtAGTTGAAATGTACTTTTTTAGAAATATAAAAGGTGAGGTTTCTATCAATGTAatagttatatttttctttaaatataTGCCAATCTGATGCGCTTCATATTGTTTTTTGGTCCCAGCTACAC carries:
- the LOC135110576 gene encoding uncharacterized protein LOC135110576 isoform X2 codes for the protein MAAHIAPAFRTPMTDLVGSVMTHQTGSRCADFEMRAMECLEAYGVQRGRVRCVDYLDDLRECTFKIKQVGIIASPNSTSDRIK
- the LOC135110576 gene encoding NADH dehydrogenase [ubiquinone] iron-sulfur protein 5-like isoform X1, coding for MAAHIAPAFRTPMTDLVGSVMTHQTGSRCADFEMRAMECLEAYGVQRGRVRCVDYLDDLRECTFKIKQLARVSEMRVERHRQWLMGERSSEDHYAPPARSDAY